TATCCACTTCCAGGCCCAGCCATTCGTCGCCAGCGGCCAGCCCGGCCTGCTCGGCCAGCGAGCCGCGCAGCACGTTTTTGATCATTAGGCCCTCGGTTTCACTCACGCGCAGCCCCAGCCGCTGCGCCAGCGGCGCGGGTTCGGTGAGCCAGTCTATGCCTTGGGTGCGCAACAAATCGGGCAGCGGCAGATCGGCGCAGCCACGCACCCAGGCCGCGATTTCGGGGGCGTAGCTGCGCCCGCCACACTGCTCGAGCACGGCCAGCAGGTCGGCCTCGTGCATCGGGCCGCCTTGGCAGCGCCCATAGAGCGCGCGCAGCACCGCGTCGAGGCTGCTGCGGCCCTCGGCGCGCAGTTGCAAGTCGAGCGCCAGCGCCACCAAGGACCCTTTGGCGTAGTAGCTCACGGTGGCGTTGGGGCTGTTTTCGTTGACGCGGTAGTACTTGGTCCAGGCCTCGAAGCTGGATTGGGCCAAGCTGTGCACCAGCCGACCCGGGCTGTGCAGCACTTGGTTGAGGGTTTTGGCGAGCAGCTGCAGGTAGCAGGCTTCGTCGATCAGGCCGGCACGCAGCAGCAGCAGGTCGTCGAAGTAGCTGGTGAAGCCTTCGAACAGCCACAGCAGCTCGGTGTGCTGTTCGCCGTCGTAGTCGTAACGGGTGTATTCGGCCGGGCGCAGGCGCTTGACGTTCCAGGCGTGAAAGTATTCGTGGCTGATCAGGCCCAGCAGGCTGGTGTAGCCGTCGCTGGCGCCAAGCGTGGGTGCTTGGGCGGGCGCTGGGGCGCCGCCTAGGGGCAGCTGCGGCAGGTCGGCGCGGCGGCAAATGAGGGCGGTGCTGTGGCGGTGCTCGAGCCCGCCGTAGCCCTCGTGGCGGGCGTTGAGCATAAACAGGTAGTGGTCGAAGGCAGGAGCCTCGTGTGCGCCGTGCCAAAAGCCGATGGCAGCCTGGCAGATGGCTTGGGTGTCGCGCAGCAGGCGTTCGCCATCAAAACCCGGCCCGGCGCCGCTGACTACGAGCCGGTGCGCGACGCCGCGCACGCTGAACGCTGCGCTCCAGAACCGGCCCAGCTCGAAGGGGCTGTCGGCCAGTTGGTCGTAGTCGGCGGCCTGCCAGCGGCCTAGGCTGTGGGGGGCGTCGGCATGGGCCGCATTGGGGGTGACGGGCGCCAAGGCCGTGGCCACTTGCCAGCCCAGGGTGGCGGCGCTGCCCCAGAGCTCGAGTGTGTGCGCCAGCGCTTCCTGCCCGTGCACGCGCAGGCACAGGCTGGTGGGGTTGAAAAAGCCACGTTCGGCGTCGAGCCAGGCGCTGCGCACCGAGGCGTCGTAGGCATAGACCTGATAGCGCAGCCGCAGCACTTGGGTGCCGGCTGGGGTGGTGGCTTCCCAGGTGTTTTTGTTGAGCTGGCGCAGCGGCACGACGCAGCCGTCGCAGCCGTCGCAGTCGGCGTGCAGGCCGTGCAGGTGCTGGGCGAACTCGCGCACCAGATAGCTGCCGGGAATCCACACCGGCAGGCTGACGCGCTGCTGCCGCGCCGGTTGGCTGATGTGCAGGGTGAGCGTGTACAGGTGGGCGTGCAGCTCGACCAGTTCGACGCGGTAGTGTGGGCCGGAGAGGTTTGAAGGACGGGCGCAGGCAGTGGTGGGCATGGGCGAGGGCGAAAGCCGATCAACGCGCCGCCGCCGCCGCGCTCAGGCGCTGCTCAAGCAACTCGAAGCCGGCAGCGCCCGAAAGGCGCGAGCCGTCGGCAAAAAAGGTGGTGGGGGTGCCGGTGATGGCGTGCCGTTGACCAAACGCCATGTTGCGCTGCAGCGCGGCGGTGTCGCAGGTGGCGGCAGGCGGATCGACGTTGCGCAGCATCCAGTTCTCCCACACTTGGGAGCGGTTGCGCGCGCACCATATATGCTGCGACTTGGCGAGCGAGTCGCGCCCCAGAATCGGGTACAAAAAGATGTGGATGGTGACGTGGTTCAGGCGGCTCAGGTCGCGCTCGAGCCGTTTGCAAAAGCCGCAGTTGGGGTCTTGGAACACGGCTAGGCGGCGCTGGCCGTTGCCGCGCACGATGGTGAAGGCGTCGCGCAGCGGCAGCTGGTCGAAGGCGATGGCGTTGAGTTGCTCGATGCGCTGCTCGGTCAGGTTGTTGCGGCTGCGGGTGTCGATCAGTTGGCCTTGGATCAGGAAGTTGCCCTCGGCATCGGAGTAAAAAATCTGGTTGGCGCCGATGCGCACCTCAAACAGGCCGCGCATGGGTGCGGCGCGCACCTCTTCGATCGGGGGCAGGTTGGGCAGCCGCTCGGCCAAGTTGGCGCGGATGGTGGCTTCGTTGGCGCTGGCCAGCGAGCCCAAGGTGAGCAAGGCGGCTAGGGCGGCCATGGCGCCGGCGCGCCAATACGATCGCCACCCACCAAGCCACCCGGTGCATCGCGCTGGCGCCGGGTGCGCGGTTTGAGCCGCTGGTGCCGCGGCGCTGCAGTAGGCATGGGCGGCAGCGCTGCGAGTTGGGGCGGCGGTGACGGTGGGTGAGCTGTGCATCTGGAGGAGGCTAGGGTGGGGTGGGGGCCCAAGCGGCTGCGGAGGGCGCAGCAGGTGGTTGGCCAGAGGCGGTAGCAGAGGCCGCAAAAGCAGCGGCAGCAGGAGCAGCAAACGGCGCGCAGGGCGAATCCACCTCAGGGCCGCCCATCGCTAGGCGGATGGCGTGGTGTTTGAGCGGCGTGAGGCCATCGAAGCGCCGCAGCCCCCAGCGCCGCAGTGCGCCTACGCGATCGTCGCCATGGCCAAACAGGCTGTAGAGGCCGTCGGTGAGGGTGGCCATGCGCTCGAAGTCGGCGCGGCGCGCGCGCTCGTAGCGCCGCAACAGGCGCCAGTCGCCGGGGCTGCGCCAGTATTCGCGCTCGCGCAACACGCGGCCCAGTTCGGCTACGTCACCCAAGCCCATGTTCAGCCCTTGGCCGGCCAAGGGGTGCATGGCGTGGGCGGCGTCGCCCGCCAGCGCCAAGCCGGGCCGCACCCAATGCCGGGCGCGCGACAGCTGCAAGGGCCAGCCAGCGGGGGTGCCTTCGGTGCTCATGGTGCCCAAGGCGTGGTCGCAGGCTTGGGCTACGGCGGCGGCAAAGGCGGGCGCGGATAAGGCCAGCAGCTCGGCCGCGCGCGCGTGCGGCACCGACCAGACCAGGGCCACGAGGTTGCCCTCGGGGCCGTCCATGGGCAACAGCGCCAGCACCTCGCCGTGCCGGAACCACTGCCGCGCCACGCCCTCATGCGCGCGCGCGCAGCGCAGCCGCGCCGCCACGGCGGTGTGGGCGTAGGGCTGTACCTCGTATTCGATGCCAAACTGGGCCCGCGTGCGGCTGTGCTTGCCCTCGCAGATCACGGTCAGTTCGGCCGGTGGGGCGCTGCTGACGAGGTCGATGCCACTCTGAAACGGCAGCGCTTGCGCCAGCCGCTGTTCCAGCGCCGGCACATCCACGATCCAAGCCAGCGGTTGCTGCGCGGTGAGTGCGTGCAGGTTGAGGGCGGCAGGCCGCTCGGCGTCGGGCTCGCAGACCCACATTTGGCGCACAGCCGTGGTGGCCGGGGCCTCGGGCCAAACGCGCAGATCGCTCAGCAGCGAGACCGCGGCTTGGTTGAGGGCGTAGGCGCGGATGTCGGGGCCGGCCGCCGGGGCCGCTGGCTGGCTCAGCAGCGCCACCCGCAAGCGCTCGCGCGCCAGCAGCAGCGCCAGCGTGTGCGCCACCACACCGCTGCCCAAAATGGCTACGTCGTACCGTGGGTTCATGTGCGCATTGTAGGCCGGGGCGTCACCTTTTGGGCCTCAGGCGGTGGGCATCATTGAAACGCCACCTCGGCAAAGCTGCGCAGCTTGCGGCTGTGCAGCTGATCGACGCCACCGGCGCGCAGGCGTTCGATGGCGCGCAGGCCGATGCGCAGGTGCTGATCGACGCGCTCGCGGTAAAAGGCGTTGGCCATGCCGGGCAGCTTGATTTCGCCGTGCAGCGGCTTGTCGCTCACGCACAGCAGGGTGCCGTAGGGCACGCGCAGCCTGAAGCCGTTGGCGGCGATGGTGGCGCTCTCCATGTCGAGCGCCACGGCGCGGCTCTGGCTGAAGCGGCGCTGCGGCGTCTGGCCGGGCAGCAGCTCCCAGTTGCGGTTGTCGGTGCTGGCCACGGTGCCGGTGCGCAAAATGCGCTTGAGTTCGGCGCCGCTCAAACCGGTCACGTCGGCCACTGCGCCTTCGAGCGCGAGCTGGATTTCGGCCAGCGCGGGGATGGGCACCCACAGCGGCAGTTCTTCGTCCAGCACGTGGTCTTCGCGCACGTAGGCGTGGGCCAGCACGTAATCGCCCAGTTGCTGGCTGTTGCGCAGCCCGGCGCAGTGGCCCAGCATCAGCCAAGCGTGCGGGCGCAGCACGGCGATGTGGTCGGTGATGGTCTTGGCGTTGCTGGGCCCAACGCCGATGTTGAGCAGCGTGATGCCGCTGCCGTCGGCGCGCAGCAGGTGGTAGGCCGGCATCTGCGGCAGGCGCGGCAAGGCGCGGCCCGGTTGGCCTAGTCCGAGTTCATGCAACAGCTGTTGTTCGGCGGCGCTCAAACCCGCGCGCGGCGTGAGCACGTTGCCGGGCTCGACCAAGGCCAGGTATTCGCTCTCGGGGTTGGCCAGCGCCTCTAGCCCGAGGCGGATGAACTCATCGACGTAGAAGGGGTAGTTGGTAAACAGCACGAAGCCCTGAAACCAAGCCGGCGCGGTGCCGCTGTAGTGGCGCAGCCGCTGCAACGAGTAATCGACCCGCGCCGCGCCAAACAGCGCCAGCGGCTGCGCCTCGTGAGCGGCGCTCTGGTGCGTGCCGTTGGCGATGCCGTCGTCCATCAGGCTCAGGTCGGGCAGGTCGAAGCAGTCGCGCAGGGCGGCGCGCTGGGCCGGGTTCAGCTCGCCCTCGAGGTGCTCGTGCTCGGCCAGCGCGAAGTGCAGCGGGATCGGCTGGTTGCTCACCCCCACCTCGAGCGCACCGCCGTGGTTGTGCAGCAGCAGTTCGAACTGCTCTAGGTAGTAGCTGGCAAACAGATCGGGGCGAGTGAGGGTGGTTTCGTAGCGGCCGGGGCCGGCGACGAAGCCGTAGCTCAGGCGGCTGGGCGCACCCGCGCCGGGCCCGCCGTGGGCGTGCTGGCAGTGCAGGCGCACGAAGGGGTAGCAGGCGCGCACGCGCTGGGGTGCGTTGGCGCCGCCGGCGCGCACGTACTGGTGCAGCGCCTGGCGCAAATGCGCCACCGCGCGCTGGTACAGCGCCTGCACCTGAGCCAGCGCGGCGGCGGCGTCGGTGTAGCTTTGGGGCGGGGTGAAGGGTGGGCTGTGGGGCGGGCTGTGCGGCATGGTGGGGGCATTGTGGCGCAGGTGTGTGGCGGTGCGCTGGATTGCACATCAGCCCCCACCCACCGGCGTGCGCAAGGTCACGAACTCCTCGGCCACGGTCGGGTGGATGCCCAGCGTGGCGTCGAACTGCGCTTTGGTGGCACCGGCTTGCAGCGCCACGGCAAAGCCTTGCACGATCTCGCCGGCTTCGGCGCCGACCATGTGCAGACCGAGCACGCGGTCGTCGGCGTCGTTGACGATCAGCTTGATGAGCGTGCGCTCGCTGCTGGCGCTCAGGGTGTGGCGCAGGGCGCGAAACTCGCTGCGATAGACACGCACGCGCTCGCAGCGCTGGCGCGCCTGCTCCTCGCTCAAGCCCACCGTGGCCAGGCTGGGGTGGGTGAACACGGCGGTGGGCACCAGATCGAGGTCGAGCGCCGGGCGAGCGTGGCCGCTGCCGTAGAGTTGATCGATCAGCCTCATGGCCTGCGCCAGCGCCACCGGGGTGAGTTGCATGGGCCCGGTGACGTCGCCCAGCGCATAGACGCTGGGCACGCTGCTTTGAAACTGCGCATCGACCACGATCTCGCCTTGCGCCCCCAGCGCCACGCCCAGCTCCTCGAGGCCCAGCCCCTGCACGTTGGGTCGGCGCCCGGTGGCGTAGAGCGCGGCATCGACCACCAGGTGGTTGCCGTCTTCCAGCGCCACGTGCAGGCCGTCGGCGTGGCGCTCCAGCCCCAGCACGCCGGCTTGCAGGCGCAGATCCAGACCTTTTTTCAGCAGTTCGGCGGCCAGGAAGTGGCGCAGCTCGTCGTCGAAGCCGCGCAAAATCTGCTCGCCGCGGTAGAGCTGCGTCACCTGCGCGCCCAAGCCATGAAAGATGGAGGCGAACTCGCAGGCGATGTAGCCGCCGCCGACCACCAGCAGCCGCTGCGGAAAGGGCTCGATCTCGAACAGATCGCTGGAGTGCAGGGCGTGTTCGCGGCCTTTGAAGTGCGGCAGATGCGGCGCGGCTCCGGTGGCCACGAGGATGCGCGCGGCGCTGAAGCGGCGCTGGCCCGGCGAGCCGTCGGCGTTGAGCGTGGCCAGGCTCACCGTGTGGGGGTCGAGCAGGCGCGCCCAGCCTTCGAGCAGCGCCACGCCGCTGGCGCGCAGCAGATCGGCATAGACGCCATTGAGCCGCGCCAACTCGCGCGCGCGGTTGGCCTTGAGGGTGGCCCAGTTGAGCCGCGCCGGCGCTGCCTCCCAGCCGTAGCCCTGCGACTCGCGCTGCGCGGTCGCGTAGTGCGCGGCGTAGCCGTAGAGTTTTTTGGGGATGCAGCCGGCGTTGACGCAGGTGCCGCCCAGCCCGGCCTGGCCGTGCGCCTCGGCCAGCGCCACGCGCACACCGCGCTGCGCCGCCATGCGCGCGGCGCGCACACCGCCGCTGCCGCCGCCAATCACAAAAAGGTCGAAGTCGTAGGGGTTCATGGCGGCTGTGGTGGTGGGGTTGCTAGGGGGAAATTATGCCGCGCTGTGGGCGCTGGCAAAGTGTGCCGATTCAGCGCCAGCTTGCCGTGAGCAGGGCTTCGAATGCGCTGTCGGCATGCAGCGTGCTCAAGCTTTGCAGCGGCAGGGCGCTGATGCCATCGGCCAAAGGGGCAATGGGCCCGTCGCCGTGGCAAAGCACATACAGATGGGTTAGACCCAAGGCTTGCTGTGCGGAGCGCATGGACGGGGTGGCTTTGGGCGAGCGGGTGAGCTTGACTTCAAAGCCTAGGCGCTGACCTTGTCTTTCGATCAGCAGGTCGAGCTCGGCACCCGAGTGCAGGCCCCAGAAGTGCGCTTCGTCGCGCCCCGCGCCGATCTTGTGCATGATTTCGCGCACGGCCAGCCCCTCCCACGAGGCGCCGCATTTGGGGTGGGCCAGCAAGTCGTGCTCGGCCGCGATGCCCAGCAAGCTGTGCAGCA
This sequence is a window from Serpentinimonas maccroryi. Protein-coding genes within it:
- a CDS encoding M61 family metallopeptidase yields the protein MPTTACARPSNLSGPHYRVELVELHAHLYTLTLHISQPARQQRVSLPVWIPGSYLVREFAQHLHGLHADCDGCDGCVVPLRQLNKNTWEATTPAGTQVLRLRYQVYAYDASVRSAWLDAERGFFNPTSLCLRVHGQEALAHTLELWGSAATLGWQVATALAPVTPNAAHADAPHSLGRWQAADYDQLADSPFELGRFWSAAFSVRGVAHRLVVSGAGPGFDGERLLRDTQAICQAAIGFWHGAHEAPAFDHYLFMLNARHEGYGGLEHRHSTALICRRADLPQLPLGGAPAPAQAPTLGASDGYTSLLGLISHEYFHAWNVKRLRPAEYTRYDYDGEQHTELLWLFEGFTSYFDDLLLLRAGLIDEACYLQLLAKTLNQVLHSPGRLVHSLAQSSFEAWTKYYRVNENSPNATVSYYAKGSLVALALDLQLRAEGRSSLDAVLRALYGRCQGGPMHEADLLAVLEQCGGRSYAPEIAAWVRGCADLPLPDLLRTQGIDWLTEPAPLAQRLGLRVSETEGLMIKNVLRGSLAEQAGLAAGDEWLGLEVDSASSNGCSNGCSNGCSNGCSNGCSNGSTSATPSAWRVRKLDETARHAHGQHSVVALVARDGRLLRLPLRWPTPEQPQAHTVRLQRPSKPASPAPASPTPTQAAGAHPVSLLGWPLAASSSDRP
- a CDS encoding DsbC family protein, translated to MAALAALLTLGSLASANEATIRANLAERLPNLPPIEEVRAAPMRGLFEVRIGANQIFYSDAEGNFLIQGQLIDTRSRNNLTEQRIEQLNAIAFDQLPLRDAFTIVRGNGQRRLAVFQDPNCGFCKRLERDLSRLNHVTIHIFLYPILGRDSLAKSQHIWCARNRSQVWENWMLRNVDPPAATCDTAALQRNMAFGQRHAITGTPTTFFADGSRLSGAAGFELLEQRLSAAAAAR
- a CDS encoding FAD-dependent monooxygenase, yielding MNPRYDVAILGSGVVAHTLALLLARERLRVALLSQPAAPAAGPDIRAYALNQAAVSLLSDLRVWPEAPATTAVRQMWVCEPDAERPAALNLHALTAQQPLAWIVDVPALEQRLAQALPFQSGIDLVSSAPPAELTVICEGKHSRTRAQFGIEYEVQPYAHTAVAARLRCARAHEGVARQWFRHGEVLALLPMDGPEGNLVALVWSVPHARAAELLALSAPAFAAAVAQACDHALGTMSTEGTPAGWPLQLSRARHWVRPGLALAGDAAHAMHPLAGQGLNMGLGDVAELGRVLREREYWRSPGDWRLLRRYERARRADFERMATLTDGLYSLFGHGDDRVGALRRWGLRRFDGLTPLKHHAIRLAMGGPEVDSPCAPFAAPAAAAFAASATASGQPPAAPSAAAWAPTPP
- a CDS encoding AMP nucleosidase; the encoded protein is MPHSPPHSPPFTPPQSYTDAAAALAQVQALYQRAVAHLRQALHQYVRAGGANAPQRVRACYPFVRLHCQHAHGGPGAGAPSRLSYGFVAGPGRYETTLTRPDLFASYYLEQFELLLHNHGGALEVGVSNQPIPLHFALAEHEHLEGELNPAQRAALRDCFDLPDLSLMDDGIANGTHQSAAHEAQPLALFGAARVDYSLQRLRHYSGTAPAWFQGFVLFTNYPFYVDEFIRLGLEALANPESEYLALVEPGNVLTPRAGLSAAEQQLLHELGLGQPGRALPRLPQMPAYHLLRADGSGITLLNIGVGPSNAKTITDHIAVLRPHAWLMLGHCAGLRNSQQLGDYVLAHAYVREDHVLDEELPLWVPIPALAEIQLALEGAVADVTGLSGAELKRILRTGTVASTDNRNWELLPGQTPQRRFSQSRAVALDMESATIAANGFRLRVPYGTLLCVSDKPLHGEIKLPGMANAFYRERVDQHLRIGLRAIERLRAGGVDQLHSRKLRSFAEVAFQ
- the gorA gene encoding glutathione-disulfide reductase; amino-acid sequence: MNPYDFDLFVIGGGSGGVRAARMAAQRGVRVALAEAHGQAGLGGTCVNAGCIPKKLYGYAAHYATAQRESQGYGWEAAPARLNWATLKANRARELARLNGVYADLLRASGVALLEGWARLLDPHTVSLATLNADGSPGQRRFSAARILVATGAAPHLPHFKGREHALHSSDLFEIEPFPQRLLVVGGGYIACEFASIFHGLGAQVTQLYRGEQILRGFDDELRHFLAAELLKKGLDLRLQAGVLGLERHADGLHVALEDGNHLVVDAALYATGRRPNVQGLGLEELGVALGAQGEIVVDAQFQSSVPSVYALGDVTGPMQLTPVALAQAMRLIDQLYGSGHARPALDLDLVPTAVFTHPSLATVGLSEEQARQRCERVRVYRSEFRALRHTLSASSERTLIKLIVNDADDRVLGLHMVGAEAGEIVQGFAVALQAGATKAQFDATLGIHPTVAEEFVTLRTPVGGG